One genomic segment of Mytilus trossulus isolate FHL-02 chromosome 4, PNRI_Mtr1.1.1.hap1, whole genome shotgun sequence includes these proteins:
- the LOC134715688 gene encoding uncharacterized protein LOC134715688 translates to MDGNNPNHLTRHGRTRPWTINGDAFNIGNRCGTRVIDSEDSDENINLLQNSQPTSEMTANTNISENAGKTQGTSSQNHSDKSPKVLILRDDIDNETLTSAYINSDSSDENISGKKEISSNEQSIAKRCKRLSSYIFVVLLNALVSVAVSVGLYNYIVCVDSTRHVLAKEPMFVNLKVNFDAYSQKVKNTSVKIPWTFQDASFLILDDNSTDITILQPGSYSVDVSLNFFNRRNNDSKPIYMCILNSLDRTYERCTPEVIPAGIQRSVTVRIDMNLKKSDIIWVNVKGANLIYERSDANHMTIRKYRF, encoded by the exons ATGGATGGAAACAACCCTAATCATTTAACCAGACATGGACGTACTAGGCCATGGACAATTAATGGAGATGCATTTAACATAGGAAACAGATGTGGCACACGTGTAATtg attctgAAGACAGCGACGAAAACATCAATCTTTTGCAAAATTCACAACCAACATCAGAAATGAcagcaaatacaaatatttccgAGAATGCTGGGAAGACTCAGGGTACTAGTAGTCAGAATCACTCCGATAAAAGTCCTAAAGTCCTCATTCTGCGAgatgatattgataatgaaacACTTACAAGCGCTTACATCAATTCAGATAGCTCAGACGAAAACATTAGTGGTAAAAAAGAGATATCTTCAAACGAACAAAGTATTGCAAAACGATGTAAAAGATTGTCTTCTTATATATTTGTAGTACTACTAAACGCACTAGTTAGTGTTGCAGTAAGTGTTGGACTGTATAACTATATAGTGTGTGTAGATAGCACACGACATGTTTTAGCAAAGGAACCTATGTTTGTCAATTTGAAGGTCAACTTCGATGCATACAGTCAAAAGGTTAAAAACACGTCTGTTAAAATTCCATGGACATTTCAAGACGCATCATTTCTCATTTTAGACGATAACAGCACAGATATCACTATCCTCCAGCCTGGATCATATTCAGTCGATGTTTCGttgaatttttttaacagaCGAAATAACGACTCAAAGcctatatatatgtgtattttaaaCAGTTTAGATAGAACTTACGAGCGGTGCACCCCTGAAGTTATTCCAGCAGGCATACAGAGGTCTGTGACCGTTAGAATTGATATGAACTTGAAAAAAAGCGATATAATTTGGGTCAATGTTAAGGGAGCAAATCTAATTTACGAACGTTCTGATGCAAACCACATGACTATtagaaaatatagattttaG
- the LOC134716718 gene encoding keratin, type I cytoskeletal 9-like — MTPILLIGLALFGLVASEAGEKGYSPKYNLKTYGNPFGPGNIGSIRFQGNGGFGYPSYGRLGYGSGGFSNNAYGNGSPLNIGGYSGYNGYNIQSGYPGYGFMNGRGLNGLGGYGYNGVYGKVIGPFMGYGYGQGLGGNVYGSYGFNGAYGVNNHGSYGIGGIGSLNGFGSYGGLNGFGSYGIGGLNGFGSYGGLNGFGSYGIGGLNGFGSYGGLNGFGSYGGLNGFGSYGGLNGFGSYSGMNGLGSYGGLNGFGSYGGLNGFGSYSGMNGLGSYGGLNGFGSYGGLNGFGS, encoded by the coding sequence ATGACACCAATATTATTGATCGGTTTAGCCCTTTTTGGACTCGTGGCATCCGAGGCCGGAGAGAAAGGATATAGTCCCAAATATAACCTGAAAACATATGGAAACCCATTCGGACCAGGTAATATTGGAAGTATTCGATTTCAAGGAAATGGTGGCTTCGGATATCCGTCTTATGGCAGATTAGGTTATGGATCTGGAGGATTTTCCAACAACGCGTATGGTAACGGTTCACCGTTAAACATTGGTGGTTATTCTGGATACAATGGATATAATATACAAAGTGGATATCCTGGATACGGGTTCATGAACGGAAGGGGTTTAAATGGATTAGGTGGTTATGGTTATAACGGTGTTTACGGCAAAGTTATTGGACCTTTCATGGGTTATGGATACGGACAAGGACTTGGAGGAAATGTGTATGGATCATATGGTTTTAATGGGGCATACGGTGTTAATAACCACGGATCATATGGTATTGGAGGTATTGgtagtttgaatggttttggaTCATATGgtggtttgaatggttttggATCATATGGTATTGgtggtttgaatggttttggATCATATGgtggtttgaatggttttggATCATATGGTATTGgtggtttgaatggttttggATCATATGgtggtttgaatggttttggATCATATGgtggtttgaatggttttggATCATATGgtggtttgaatggttttggATCATATAGTGGTATGAATGGTTTAGGATCATATGgtggtttgaatggttttggATCATATGgtggtttgaatggttttggATCATATAGTGGTATGAATGGTTTAGGATCATATGgtggtttgaatggttttggATCATATGgtggtttgaatggttttggATCA
- the LOC134714054 gene encoding keratin-associated protein 19-2-like, with protein sequence MSLKAFLCLALFGLVAAEAGKKGYSPKYNLKTYGNPLGPFLGGNGFQGNNGAGYPLNGLTGYGYGSYANNFYGLGSPLRYGGHVGYNNYGTQRGFLGNGLMNGRGLNVLGGYRNYGVYNNEVMPFKGYGFGQGLGGYGGNNNLIGSGAFGIGRVNGYGSYGIGGMNGYGAYGMSGFGGINGYGAYGMGGFGGIGGIGGLNGYGSHSIGGFRNQRYGYSGVGKFAGKKGTY encoded by the exons ATGTCACTTAAAGCTTTCCTGTGTTTGGCGCTCTTCGGGCTAGTAGCAGCAGAGGCTGGAAAAAAGGGATACAGTCCAAAGTATAACCTGAAAACATATGGGAATCCGTTAGGACCTTTTCTTGGTGGCAATGGATTTCAAGGAAATAACGGCGCTGGATATCCTTTGAATGGTTTAACTGGATATGGATATGGTAGTTATGCAAACAACTTTTATGGATTAGGTTCACCATTACGCTATGGCGGCCATGTCGGGTACAACAACTATGGCACACAACGTGGATTTCTTGGAAACGGATTAATGAACGGAAGGGGTTTGAATGTATTAGGCGGTTATAGGAATTACGGTGTTTATAATAATGAAGTTATGCCATTCAAGGGATATGGATTTGGTCAAGGACTTGGCGGATACGGGGGGAATAACAATTTAATTGGTTCCGGGGCATTTGGCATTGGTCGTGTAAATGGGTATGGATCATATGGTATCGGTGGCATGAATGGTTATGGAGCATATGGTATGAGTGGTTTTGGTGGCATCAATGGTTACGGAGCATATGGTATGGGTGGTTTTGGTGGAATTGGTGGAATTGGTGGTTTAAATGGTTATGGATCACACAGTATTGGTGGATTCAGAAACCAAAGATACGGATATAGTGGTGTTGGTAAATTTGCAG gTAAAAAAGGAACATATTAG